A single Streptomyces mirabilis DNA region contains:
- a CDS encoding DMT family transporter, whose amino-acid sequence MSALALSVLLSFVSAVAYAGGAIVQEQVALTSPDQTYAPLRRPGWWAAVALSGVGGVLHVVALAYGPLSLVQPLGALTIVFALPMAAVFVGRKAGATAWRGAIMATGGLAVLLALVGSADSQSLSDTQITVLAVVSGGAVAASIVAGRAAHRHPAVRSVMLAVGSGIAFSMSSVFTKTVAVDWSHQVSLSDLPSLALIGVFATAGMLLSQVSYRGGGLAAPLATLTVVNPVVAAAVGITMFGETFRYGETGTVLALACGVVAAGGLILLTTEQIGSARNTAEVAAPAAVKTEPEAEPATPDSALEALLLAALPEQSAGPGHEVEPAADRGEGFGAGRGEGFGSELGEAFGAGLGEAFGSELGDGFGAGLGEAFGSELGDGFGADLGEDVFVPAPAMARAAESAPDSADSPESAEEDAPPALAYFGPLCGPYVVATPLLDHHHRTRVKS is encoded by the coding sequence ATGAGCGCGCTCGCGCTGTCCGTCCTGCTCTCGTTCGTCTCCGCCGTTGCGTACGCGGGCGGCGCGATCGTCCAGGAGCAGGTCGCGCTGACCTCTCCCGACCAGACGTACGCGCCGTTGCGCCGTCCCGGCTGGTGGGCGGCGGTCGCCCTGAGCGGCGTCGGCGGGGTGCTGCACGTGGTGGCGCTCGCCTACGGCCCGCTGAGCCTGGTGCAGCCCCTGGGTGCCCTGACCATCGTGTTCGCGCTCCCCATGGCGGCCGTCTTCGTCGGCCGCAAGGCCGGGGCGACCGCCTGGCGTGGCGCGATCATGGCCACGGGCGGCCTCGCGGTCCTGCTCGCCCTGGTCGGTTCGGCGGATTCGCAGTCCCTGAGTGACACCCAGATCACGGTGCTGGCCGTGGTGTCGGGCGGCGCGGTGGCGGCCTCCATCGTGGCGGGCCGCGCCGCGCACCGGCACCCGGCCGTGCGCAGCGTGATGCTCGCGGTGGGGTCGGGCATAGCCTTCAGCATGTCCTCGGTGTTCACCAAGACCGTCGCGGTGGACTGGTCGCACCAGGTCTCGCTCTCCGATCTGCCGAGCCTCGCCCTCATAGGTGTCTTCGCCACGGCCGGGATGCTGCTGTCGCAGGTCTCCTACCGGGGCGGCGGTCTCGCGGCGCCGCTGGCCACGCTGACGGTCGTCAACCCCGTCGTGGCGGCGGCTGTCGGCATCACGATGTTCGGCGAGACCTTCCGCTACGGCGAGACGGGCACCGTGCTCGCGCTGGCCTGCGGAGTCGTCGCGGCGGGCGGTCTGATCCTGCTCACGACCGAGCAGATCGGCAGCGCCCGCAACACCGCCGAGGTCGCCGCACCCGCCGCCGTGAAGACCGAGCCCGAGGCGGAACCGGCCACGCCGGACTCCGCGTTGGAGGCGCTGCTGCTCGCGGCGCTGCCCGAGCAGTCCGCGGGACCGGGCCACGAGGTCGAGCCGGCCGCGGACCGCGGAGAGGGGTTCGGCGCGGGCCGTGGAGAGGGGTTCGGCTCGGAGCTCGGGGAGGCGTTCGGCGCGGGCCTCGGGGAGGCGTTCGGCTCGGAACTCGGAGACGGGTTCGGCGCGGGCCTCGGGGAGGCGTTCGGCTCGGAACTCGGAGACGGGTTCGGCGCGGACCTCGGCGAGGACGTCTTCGTACCGGCTCCGGCGATGGCGAGGGCCGCGGAGAGCGCGCCCGACTCGGCCGACTCACCCGAGTCGGCCGAGGAGGACGCGCCACCCGCGCTGGCCTATTTCGGCCCCCTGTGCGGGCCCTACGTAGTGGCGACACCTCTGCTGGACCACCACCACCGCACACGCGTCAAATCCTGA
- a CDS encoding transglycosylase family protein, giving the protein MAVRGRHRRYQPNRINRASLTVTAGGAGMALPLIGTGVAHAADVDTWNKVAACESTDSWSINTGNGYYGGLQFTQSTWEAYGGQVYAPRADQATKDQQIAIAEKVLKGQGPGAWPVCSVRAGLTRGGDTPDITPAAERTGTKSGTSPQTTKRSVRDVQPQTTPQSRAGTAEMYTVVHGDTLSGIAGSRHVQGGWQRLYDANRTTVGSDPDLILPGQRLNLRGKGQTPAHTKSTPSSASKKQKTPDKPSTHTTSPHKTSSHKTSSDTAKKTDTLVAPVHAATGTPYHAAGASWSKGYHTGVDFPVPTGTSVKAVAAGEVVSAGWGGSFGYQVVIRHADGRYTQYAHLSAISVKDGQSVVGGQRIGRSGSTGNSTGPHLHFEVRTGPGFGTDVDPVAYLRAGGVRI; this is encoded by the coding sequence ATGGCCGTACGCGGCCGGCACCGCCGGTATCAGCCGAACAGGATCAACCGCGCCTCACTCACCGTCACGGCGGGCGGCGCCGGAATGGCACTCCCGCTGATCGGCACCGGCGTCGCACACGCGGCCGACGTGGACACCTGGAACAAGGTCGCCGCCTGCGAGTCCACCGACAGCTGGAGCATCAACACCGGCAACGGCTACTACGGCGGACTGCAGTTCACCCAGTCCACCTGGGAGGCGTACGGGGGGCAGGTCTACGCCCCGCGCGCGGATCAGGCCACCAAGGACCAGCAGATCGCCATCGCCGAGAAGGTGCTCAAGGGCCAGGGGCCCGGTGCCTGGCCGGTCTGCTCGGTGCGCGCCGGTCTCACCCGGGGTGGGGACACCCCCGACATCACCCCGGCCGCCGAGCGGACCGGCACCAAGTCCGGCACCTCGCCCCAGACCACCAAGCGCTCCGTACGCGACGTCCAGCCGCAGACCACACCGCAGTCGCGGGCCGGCACCGCCGAGATGTACACGGTCGTCCACGGCGACACACTCTCCGGCATCGCGGGATCCCGCCACGTCCAGGGCGGTTGGCAACGGCTGTACGACGCGAACCGCACCACCGTCGGCTCCGACCCGGACCTGATCCTCCCGGGCCAGCGGTTGAACCTGCGAGGCAAGGGCCAGACCCCGGCACACACCAAGAGCACTCCCTCGTCGGCGTCGAAGAAGCAGAAGACCCCCGACAAGCCGTCCACGCACACGACGTCCCCGCACAAGACCTCCTCGCACAAGACGTCCTCGGACACCGCCAAGAAGACCGACACGCTCGTCGCCCCCGTGCACGCCGCGACCGGCACGCCCTACCATGCCGCCGGTGCCTCCTGGTCGAAGGGCTACCACACGGGCGTCGACTTCCCGGTGCCCACCGGTACCTCCGTGAAGGCGGTCGCCGCGGGCGAGGTCGTCAGCGCGGGCTGGGGCGGCTCGTTCGGCTACCAGGTGGTGATCCGGCACGCCGACGGCCGCTACACCCAGTACGCCCATCTGTCGGCGATCTCGGTGAAGGACGGGCAGAGCGTGGTGGGCGGACAGCGCATCGGCCGCTCCGGCTCCACGGGCAACAGCACGGGCCCGCATCTGCACTTCGAGGTGCGGACGGGGCCCGGTTTCGGCACGGACGTCGACCCGGTCGCCTACCTGAGGGCGGGCGGCGTCAGGATTTGA
- the gndA gene encoding NADP-dependent phosphogluconate dehydrogenase: MSNSAQIGVTGLAVMGRNLARNFARNGYTVAVHNRTAARTHALVEEFGHEGDFVATVTAKEFVEALERPRRLMIMVKAGEPTDAVIQEFAPLLEPGDMIIDGGNAHFEDTRRRERDLRGQGIHFVGTGVSGGEEGALNGPSIMPGGSKESYASLGPMLEKISAKAPDGSPCVTHCGPDGAGHFVKMVHNGIEYADMQLIGEAYQLLRDVAGYSPAQIADIFRTWNTGRLDSYLIEITAEVLSHVDAATGKPFVDVVQDRAEQKGTGRWTVQIALDLGVPVSGIAEAVFARSLSGHADLRAASQELAGPKAKPLGESEAAAFADRVEQALYASKIVSYTQGFHEISAGSDQYDWDIDLGAVSAIWRGGCIIRAAFLDRIRSAYDARPDLPSLLSDETFAREIAAAQDDWREVLVAATRQGVPAPGFSAALAYYDALRAERLPAALTQGQRDFFGAHTYRRVDREGSFHTLWGGDRSEVEA, from the coding sequence ATGAGCAACTCAGCCCAGATCGGCGTCACGGGTCTCGCGGTCATGGGGCGCAATCTCGCCCGTAACTTCGCCCGCAACGGCTACACGGTCGCCGTGCACAACAGGACCGCGGCCCGGACGCACGCGCTGGTGGAGGAATTCGGCCACGAGGGCGATTTCGTGGCGACGGTGACCGCGAAGGAGTTCGTCGAGGCACTGGAGCGGCCGCGACGTCTGATGATCATGGTGAAGGCCGGTGAGCCGACCGACGCGGTGATCCAGGAGTTCGCCCCGCTTCTCGAGCCCGGTGACATGATCATCGACGGTGGCAACGCGCACTTCGAGGACACCCGACGCCGGGAGCGCGACCTGCGGGGCCAGGGCATCCACTTCGTCGGCACGGGCGTGTCCGGCGGCGAGGAGGGCGCGCTGAACGGGCCGAGCATCATGCCGGGCGGCTCGAAGGAGTCGTACGCGTCGCTCGGTCCGATGCTGGAGAAGATCTCCGCGAAGGCGCCGGACGGCTCTCCCTGCGTGACCCACTGCGGTCCCGACGGCGCCGGGCACTTCGTGAAGATGGTGCACAACGGCATCGAATACGCCGACATGCAGCTGATCGGCGAGGCCTACCAGCTGCTGCGCGATGTGGCCGGGTACTCCCCCGCGCAGATCGCCGACATCTTCCGCACCTGGAACACCGGCCGGCTCGACTCCTACCTGATCGAGATCACGGCTGAGGTCCTGTCGCACGTGGACGCGGCGACGGGCAAGCCGTTCGTGGACGTGGTCCAGGACCGCGCGGAGCAGAAGGGCACGGGCCGCTGGACCGTGCAGATCGCGCTGGACCTGGGCGTTCCGGTGTCCGGTATCGCGGAGGCGGTCTTCGCCCGCTCGCTGTCCGGGCACGCCGATCTGCGCGCCGCCTCCCAGGAGCTCGCGGGCCCCAAGGCGAAGCCGCTCGGTGAGTCGGAGGCGGCAGCCTTCGCGGACCGGGTGGAGCAGGCGCTGTACGCCTCGAAGATCGTGTCGTACACGCAGGGCTTCCACGAGATCAGCGCGGGCAGCGACCAGTACGACTGGGACATCGACCTCGGTGCCGTCTCCGCGATCTGGCGCGGCGGCTGCATCATCCGGGCGGCGTTCCTGGACCGGATCCGGTCCGCGTACGACGCCCGGCCCGACCTGCCGAGCCTGCTGTCCGACGAGACGTTCGCGCGGGAGATCGCGGCGGCGCAGGACGACTGGCGCGAGGTCCTGGTGGCCGCCACCCGCCAGGGCGTGCCCGCACCCGGATTCTCCGCGGCGCTCGCCTACTACGACGCCCTGCGCGCCGAGCGGCTGCCCGCCGCCCTGACGCAGGGGCAGCGGGACTTCTTCGGGGCGCACACCTATCGGCGCGTCGACCGGGAGGGCTCGTTCCACACGCTGTGGGGCGGCGACCGGTCGGAGGTCGAGGCGTAG
- a CDS encoding aspartate/glutamate racemase family protein, whose protein sequence is MNRSGPLALLHTSPLHIPVFDALRDEDHQGLELWHLVDEELLARARSEGPAAVAGEVRAALDRAVADGARAVLCTCSTIGAVAEEAGAGVPVLRVDRPMAAAAVATGPRVVVVATSDSTLGPTAALVEEEARAAGRSVQVRTLLVDGAWARFEAGDIDGYVRSVAAAADSVTDADAIVLAQASMTPAQRLTTTAVPVLSSPRPGLAAGADAVRHG, encoded by the coding sequence ATGAACCGATCGGGTCCTCTCGCCCTGCTGCACACCTCGCCCCTGCACATCCCCGTCTTCGACGCGCTGCGCGACGAGGACCACCAGGGGCTGGAACTGTGGCACCTGGTGGACGAGGAACTGTTGGCCCGGGCCCGGAGCGAGGGCCCGGCCGCGGTGGCCGGCGAGGTGCGGGCGGCGCTCGACCGGGCGGTCGCCGACGGGGCGCGTGCCGTGCTGTGTACCTGCTCGACCATCGGCGCCGTCGCAGAGGAGGCGGGCGCCGGGGTACCCGTGCTCCGGGTGGACCGTCCGATGGCCGCCGCCGCGGTCGCCACGGGCCCTCGGGTGGTGGTCGTCGCGACGTCGGACAGCACCTTGGGGCCGACGGCCGCCCTCGTCGAGGAGGAGGCCCGCGCCGCCGGGCGTTCCGTACAGGTTCGTACGCTGCTGGTCGACGGGGCCTGGGCTCGTTTCGAGGCGGGCGACATCGACGGGTACGTCCGCAGCGTGGCGGCGGCCGCCGACTCGGTCACCGACGCCGACGCGATCGTCCTCGCCCAGGCGTCGATGACCCCGGCCCAGCGGCTGACCACGACCGCGGTCCCGGTACTGTCCAGCCCCCGCCCGGGGCTCGCGGCCGGCGCGGACGCGGTGCGCCACGGGTAG
- a CDS encoding GNAT family N-acetyltransferase: MSDMEIRDDRAGGRLEAFAGDEVVGHIEYFVLEAPERALVPVHTIVEPEHEGKGIAGSLARELYGIAAREGVVVAPLCPYVVKWAARHPEEAPAADPELLGAAAEWLKTHPGRF; the protein is encoded by the coding sequence ATGAGCGACATGGAGATCCGCGACGACCGTGCGGGCGGCCGCCTGGAGGCCTTCGCCGGGGACGAAGTCGTCGGCCACATCGAGTACTTCGTCCTTGAGGCCCCAGAGCGTGCCCTCGTCCCCGTGCACACCATCGTGGAACCCGAGCACGAGGGGAAGGGCATCGCGGGCTCCCTCGCCCGTGAGCTGTACGGCATCGCCGCGCGCGAGGGCGTCGTGGTCGCGCCCCTGTGCCCGTACGTCGTGAAGTGGGCGGCGCGCCACCCCGAGGAGGCTCCGGCGGCCGACCCGGAGCTGCTCGGGGCGGCGGCGGAGTGGCTCAAGACGCACCCCGGGCGCTTCTGA
- the panD gene encoding aspartate 1-decarboxylase, with translation MLRTVFKSKIHRATVTQADLHYVGSVTIDADLLDAADLLPGELVHIVDITNGARLETYVIEGERGSGVVGINGAAAHLVHPGDLVIIISYAQVSDAEARALRPRVVHVDHDNRIVALGADPSEPVPGSDQERSPQAVTV, from the coding sequence ATGCTTCGTACCGTATTCAAGTCCAAGATCCACCGTGCCACCGTCACCCAGGCCGACCTGCACTACGTCGGATCCGTCACGATCGACGCCGACCTGCTCGACGCCGCGGATCTGCTGCCGGGTGAGCTCGTGCACATCGTCGACATCACCAACGGCGCCCGGCTGGAGACGTATGTCATCGAGGGCGAGCGTGGTTCCGGGGTCGTCGGGATCAACGGGGCGGCGGCCCATCTCGTGCATCCCGGAGATCTGGTGATCATCATCAGTTACGCTCAGGTCTCCGACGCCGAGGCGCGGGCACTGCGGCCGAGGGTCGTGCACGTGGACCACGACAACCGGATCGTGGCCCTCGGCGCCGATCCGTCCGAACCGGTGCCGGGCTCGGACCAGGAGCGCAGCCCGCAGGCGGTCACCGTCTGA
- a CDS encoding vWA domain-containing protein gives MPDLPELAASFTAALHDAGIAVGPDRTRSFARALTLLAPSTTRELRHCALATLVSDPEQIEPFDAVFREVFGGPADSGAPRGQPGDPPRTLPNTVAGRVPGTRKDTVDGRDRDADAQPQKAPVPFAASPLDRLAGRDFADLSAEELARLSEVMRTLVLRTPTRPSRRRRTAHHGARIDVRRTLSVSRRTGGYPLRLRRFVRRARPRDLIVLCDISGSMEPYARAMLQLLYCAARAAHAEVFTFATRLTRLTPVLRRAGPDDALARAGRVAPDWSGGTRIADCLAEFNERFGRRGMAHGAVVAIISDGWDTGAPADLATQMARLSRVAYRVVWVNPRTASPRYRPLVGGMAAALPYCDAVVSAHNLAALDDFTAVLSAPRRRR, from the coding sequence ATGCCTGACCTGCCGGAACTGGCAGCCTCGTTCACCGCCGCCCTGCACGACGCGGGGATCGCGGTGGGCCCCGACCGCACCCGGAGCTTCGCCCGGGCGCTCACCCTGCTGGCACCGTCGACGACGCGCGAGCTGCGGCACTGCGCGCTCGCCACCCTGGTGTCCGACCCGGAGCAGATCGAGCCGTTCGACGCGGTCTTCCGCGAGGTCTTCGGCGGCCCGGCCGACAGCGGAGCACCGCGCGGGCAACCCGGCGACCCGCCCCGAACGCTCCCGAACACCGTTGCGGGCCGCGTCCCGGGCACCCGGAAGGACACCGTCGACGGACGAGACCGGGATGCCGACGCACAGCCGCAGAAGGCTCCCGTACCTTTCGCCGCCAGTCCGCTCGACCGTCTCGCGGGCCGCGACTTCGCGGACCTGTCCGCCGAGGAACTGGCGCGGCTCTCCGAGGTGATGCGCACCCTCGTGCTGCGCACCCCGACCCGGCCGTCCCGGCGGCGCCGCACCGCGCACCACGGTGCGCGCATCGACGTGCGCCGCACCCTCTCCGTCAGCCGGCGCACCGGCGGATACCCGCTGCGACTACGCCGCTTCGTGCGCCGCGCCCGCCCCCGCGACCTCATTGTGCTCTGCGACATCTCCGGATCGATGGAGCCCTATGCCCGCGCGATGCTCCAACTGCTCTACTGTGCCGCCCGTGCCGCCCACGCCGAGGTCTTCACCTTCGCCACCCGGCTCACACGCCTCACGCCCGTCCTCCGGCGGGCCGGGCCGGACGACGCCTTGGCACGGGCCGGACGGGTGGCCCCGGACTGGTCCGGGGGTACCCGGATCGCCGACTGCCTGGCGGAGTTCAACGAGCGGTTCGGCCGGCGCGGCATGGCGCACGGCGCCGTGGTCGCCATCATCTCCGACGGCTGGGACACCGGAGCGCCCGCCGACCTCGCCACTCAGATGGCGCGGCTGTCCCGGGTCGCCTACCGCGTCGTGTGGGTCAACCCGCGTACGGCAAGCCCGCGCTACCGTCCGCTCGTGGGCGGCATGGCTGCGGCACTGCCCTACTGCGACGCCGTCGTCAGCGCCCACAACCTCGCGGCCCTGGACGACTTCACCGCTGTTCTGTCCGCCCCGCGCCGCCGCCGATGA
- a CDS encoding AAA family ATPase produces MPDLDPLVPDVPALRSRLDTVGYLADDALATALLLAVRMRQPILLEGEPGVGKTEAARALAAVLDTPLIRLQCYEGLSSAEALYEWNYPRQLLAIRLAESRGEPLRDADLFAEDYLLPRPLLAAICHPGPRPAVLLIDEVDRADDEFEAFLLELLADAAVTIPELGTRTAAVPPVAVLTSNRTRDLHDALKRRCLYHWIDYPDTARVAAIIRRRVPEAAEWLAARVAIGVARLRARQGLTKPPGIAEAIDWAGALHTLGLSVLDADAADRTLGAVLKYAEDLAAVRGAGLAELIDAEAGSDA; encoded by the coding sequence ATGCCTGACCTCGACCCCCTCGTACCCGATGTCCCCGCCCTGCGCTCGCGTCTGGACACGGTCGGCTACCTGGCCGACGACGCCCTGGCCACGGCGCTGCTGCTGGCCGTGCGCATGCGGCAGCCGATCCTGCTGGAGGGCGAGCCCGGCGTCGGCAAGACCGAGGCGGCCCGTGCCCTCGCCGCCGTGCTCGACACGCCGCTCATCCGGCTGCAGTGCTACGAGGGACTGTCCTCGGCCGAAGCCCTCTACGAGTGGAACTATCCACGGCAACTGCTGGCCATCCGACTGGCCGAGTCCCGCGGGGAGCCCCTCCGGGACGCCGACCTGTTCGCCGAGGACTACCTGCTGCCACGGCCGCTGCTCGCCGCGATCTGCCACCCGGGACCGCGGCCGGCGGTGCTGCTCATCGACGAAGTGGACCGCGCCGACGACGAGTTCGAGGCGTTCCTGCTGGAACTGCTCGCAGACGCCGCGGTCACCATCCCCGAACTAGGCACCCGGACGGCCGCGGTACCGCCGGTGGCCGTACTGACGTCCAACCGCACCCGGGATCTGCACGACGCGCTCAAACGCCGCTGCCTGTATCACTGGATCGACTACCCGGACACCGCACGGGTCGCCGCGATCATCCGCAGGCGGGTGCCGGAGGCGGCCGAGTGGCTGGCCGCGCGCGTGGCGATCGGGGTGGCACGCCTGCGCGCTCGGCAGGGACTCACCAAGCCACCCGGCATCGCCGAGGCGATCGACTGGGCGGGCGCGCTGCACACGTTGGGGCTCTCCGTGCTCGACGCCGACGCCGCCGACCGGACCCTGGGGGCGGTACTCAAGTACGCCGAGGACCTGGCGGCCGTGCGCGGGGCCGGCCTGGCGGAGCTGATCGACGCGGAGGCCGGCTCCGATGCCTGA
- a CDS encoding XdhC family protein: protein MTNTELLTRADVLRHGRTPFVLATVVHAERPTSAKPGDSALVLPDGTVEGFVGGTCAETTVQLQGLRVLATGESLLLRITPAADSGAEGAQEPGEGLVTVANPCLSGGTLDIFLEANLPPALGYVYGHAPIARALLDVGRVLGLDARPASPGEPLPPDLDVVVIATHGRDEETVLIEAARAGIPYIGLVASPKRGAAVLTGLRLTEEQRARVHTPAGLDIGARTPAEIALSVYAEIIALRPQAARAARPGADSAAPQAVAEGVDPVCGMTVVITPASLSLDRAGSRVYFCGPGCQHAFADDPSRYAHA, encoded by the coding sequence ATGACGAACACCGAACTGCTGACCCGCGCGGACGTGCTCCGGCACGGCCGGACCCCGTTCGTCCTGGCCACTGTCGTCCACGCGGAACGGCCGACGAGTGCCAAGCCCGGGGACAGCGCGTTGGTGCTGCCTGACGGCACCGTCGAGGGTTTCGTGGGCGGCACATGCGCCGAGACGACGGTGCAACTGCAGGGCCTGCGGGTGCTGGCGACCGGCGAATCGCTGCTGCTGAGGATCACGCCCGCCGCGGACAGCGGGGCCGAAGGCGCGCAGGAGCCGGGCGAAGGCCTGGTCACGGTGGCCAATCCCTGCCTGTCGGGCGGGACGCTGGACATCTTCCTGGAGGCCAACCTCCCGCCGGCGCTGGGGTACGTCTACGGACACGCCCCCATCGCCCGCGCTCTGCTCGACGTCGGTCGTGTGCTCGGCCTCGACGCCCGGCCGGCCTCGCCCGGGGAGCCGCTGCCGCCCGATCTGGACGTCGTCGTCATCGCCACCCACGGCCGCGACGAGGAGACCGTACTGATCGAGGCCGCACGCGCCGGGATTCCGTACATCGGGCTGGTGGCCAGTCCGAAGCGCGGCGCGGCGGTGCTCACCGGGCTGCGGCTCACCGAGGAACAACGCGCGCGCGTCCACACCCCGGCCGGCCTGGACATCGGCGCACGGACCCCGGCGGAGATCGCGCTGTCGGTGTACGCCGAGATCATTGCCTTGCGGCCGCAGGCGGCCCGGGCCGCGCGCCCCGGCGCCGACTCCGCCGCACCGCAGGCCGTGGCCGAGGGCGTGGATCCCGTGTGCGGCATGACCGTGGTGATCACGCCCGCCAGCCTCTCACTGGACCGGGCCGGCAGCAGGGTGTACTTCTGCGGCCCGGGGTGCCAGCACGCCTTCGCCGACGACCCTTCCCGGTACGCGCATGCCTGA
- a CDS encoding aerobic carbon-monoxide dehydrogenase large subunit: MTTTEERPVGFGRMPRKEDARFVRGHGTYVDDVRLPGMLYGAILRSPLAHARIVSVDTSAADAHPKVKAVITGETLAGLGLAWMPTLSYDTQAVLATDKVRFQGQEVAFVVAEDRYAARDALELIDVEYEPLPPVVDARRALDPDAPVIRDDKDHQTDNHIFDWSAGDKECTDEVFAAADVVVKQDMLYPRVHPAPLETCGTVADMDAITGKLTVWSTTQAPHAHRTIYAMVAGIPEHKIRIISPDIGGGFGNKVGIYPGYVCAVVGSIVTGKPVKWVEDRSENLMSTSFARDYHMHGEIAATKEGKILGLRVQVIADHGAFNATAQPTQFPAGFFGVFTGSYDLAAAHCTVTGVYTDKAPGGVAYACSFRVTEAVYLVERMVDLLADRLGTDPAELRMRNLLRPEQFPYKTLTGWEYDSGDYPRALRLAMDIAHYEDLRREQAEKRERGELMGIGVSFFTEAVGAGPRKHMDILGLGMADGAELRVHPTGKAVLRISVQTQGQGHETTFAQIVAEELGIPPDDVEVVHGDTDQTPFGLGTYGSRSTPVSGAATAMVARKVRERAKIVASAMLEVSPDDLEWEKGRWFVTGDPDQGRTMTEIALAAHSTLELPEGVEGHLDATCVYNPPNLTFPFGAYICVTDVDADTGQVKVRRFIAVDDCGNRINPMIVEGQVHGGLADGVGMALMQVIAFDEDGNCLGGSFMDYLLPTSVECPSWELGETVTPSPHHPIGAKGVGESATVGSPAAVVNAVVDALKPLGVRHVDMPLTPAAVWRAAQGRPLRTDLAIT; this comes from the coding sequence ATGACGACCACCGAGGAACGGCCGGTCGGTTTCGGACGGATGCCCCGCAAGGAGGACGCGCGGTTCGTCCGCGGCCACGGGACCTACGTCGACGACGTCCGGCTGCCCGGGATGCTGTACGGCGCCATCCTGCGCAGCCCGCTGGCGCACGCCAGGATCGTGTCCGTCGACACCAGCGCCGCCGACGCGCACCCGAAGGTCAAGGCCGTGATCACCGGGGAGACGCTGGCCGGACTCGGGCTGGCCTGGATGCCCACACTCTCGTACGACACCCAGGCGGTGCTCGCCACCGACAAGGTGCGCTTCCAGGGCCAGGAGGTCGCCTTCGTCGTCGCCGAGGACCGCTACGCCGCCCGGGACGCCCTCGAGCTGATCGACGTGGAGTACGAACCGCTCCCGCCAGTAGTCGATGCCCGCCGGGCGCTCGACCCGGACGCGCCGGTGATCCGCGACGACAAGGACCATCAGACCGACAACCACATCTTCGACTGGTCGGCGGGCGACAAGGAGTGCACCGACGAGGTCTTCGCGGCCGCCGACGTCGTGGTGAAGCAGGACATGCTGTACCCGCGGGTGCACCCGGCGCCGCTGGAGACCTGCGGCACCGTGGCGGACATGGACGCCATCACCGGGAAGCTGACCGTGTGGTCCACCACCCAGGCCCCGCACGCCCACCGCACGATCTACGCGATGGTGGCCGGCATCCCGGAGCACAAGATCCGGATCATCTCCCCGGACATCGGGGGCGGCTTCGGCAACAAGGTCGGCATCTACCCCGGTTACGTGTGCGCGGTCGTCGGATCGATCGTCACCGGCAAGCCGGTGAAATGGGTGGAGGACCGCTCGGAGAACCTGATGAGCACCTCCTTCGCCCGCGACTACCACATGCACGGCGAGATCGCGGCGACGAAGGAGGGGAAGATCCTGGGCCTGCGCGTCCAGGTGATCGCCGATCACGGCGCGTTCAACGCCACCGCGCAGCCGACGCAGTTCCCCGCCGGCTTCTTCGGCGTCTTCACCGGCTCGTACGACCTGGCCGCCGCACACTGCACCGTGACCGGCGTCTACACCGACAAGGCCCCCGGCGGCGTCGCCTACGCCTGCTCGTTCCGCGTCACCGAGGCCGTGTACCTGGTCGAGCGGATGGTCGACTTGCTCGCGGACAGGCTCGGCACGGACCCGGCCGAGCTGCGGATGCGCAACCTGCTGCGGCCCGAGCAGTTCCCGTACAAGACGCTGACGGGGTGGGAGTACGACTCCGGCGACTACCCCCGCGCCCTGCGGCTGGCCATGGACATCGCGCACTACGAGGACCTGCGCCGGGAGCAGGCAGAAAAACGCGAGCGCGGCGAGCTGATGGGCATCGGGGTCAGCTTCTTCACCGAGGCCGTCGGCGCGGGCCCGCGCAAGCACATGGACATCCTCGGACTGGGCATGGCCGACGGCGCCGAACTGCGCGTTCACCCGACCGGCAAGGCCGTCCTGCGGATCTCCGTACAGACCCAGGGGCAGGGCCACGAGACGACCTTCGCGCAGATCGTCGCCGAGGAACTGGGCATCCCGCCCGACGACGTCGAGGTGGTGCACGGCGACACCGACCAGACCCCGTTCGGGCTCGGAACCTACGGATCCCGCTCGACACCGGTGTCCGGAGCAGCAACCGCGATGGTCGCCCGCAAGGTGCGCGAACGCGCGAAGATCGTCGCCTCCGCGATGCTCGAAGTGAGCCCGGACGACCTGGAATGGGAGAAGGGCCGCTGGTTCGTCACGGGCGACCCCGACCAGGGCAGGACCATGACCGAGATCGCGCTCGCCGCGCACTCCACCCTGGAACTCCCGGAGGGCGTCGAGGGCCACTTGGACGCGACCTGTGTCTACAACCCGCCGAACCTCACCTTCCCCTTCGGCGCATACATATGCGTCACCGATGTGGACGCGGACACCGGCCAGGTGAAGGTCCGCCGGTTCATCGCCGTGGACGACTGCGGCAACCGGATCAACCCCATGATCGTCGAAGGGCAGGTGCACGGCGGACTCGCCGACGGCGTCGGCATGGCGCTGATGCAGGTGATCGCCTTCGACGAGGACGGCAACTGCCTCGGCGGGTCGTTCATGGACTATCTCTTGCCCACCTCGGTCGAGTGCCCGTCCTGGGAGCTCGGCGAGACCGTCACCCCCTCTCCGCATCACCCCATCGGAGCCAAGGGCGTCGGCGAGTCCGCCACGGTGGGCTCGCCCGCCGCGGTGGTCAACGCCGTGGTCGACGCGCTGAAGCCGCTCGGCGTACGCCATGTCGACATGCCGCTGACGCCCGCTGCGGTGTGGCGGGCCGCCCAGGGCCGGCCGCTGCGCACCGACCTGGCGATCACCTGA